In one window of Carassius carassius chromosome 38, fCarCar2.1, whole genome shotgun sequence DNA:
- the LOC132119503 gene encoding protein FAM83D-like, with protein MNLSQCLEDSPAWRTPRTGQDLNLKELYNERHRLALEELVAGGVQSFMGFLQKERIPNFLSDDEIRRISRAAVVPKSLSLTGDDSHLDQSGTLDCSSVTYFPEVSDIEPPVLEMGWPAFTAGSFRGVTRAAAYFQPSYGECIYSCKEAARRMIKNAKEVIAIVTDSLTDLDIFQDLKEACTRRRVPVYILLEQFSLPSFLQMCKNLHVQLDELLQMKIRTITGSTYYMRSGARITGKVHERFMLIDGNRVATGSYRFNWTDGKLNSSNLIELSGQITEKFDEEFRILYAQSLPLPANTRAPSSARSSGLYDHLILKPPGTPPSYLARTTKPQSECLTSTPARLHTPEIQQMNKDIEDRDRKSNPVSDTSTLGEDWNEQELREEALTSDDPRLLAMNVTTQTVDVRISGLVPSFDISTQTSCQTADVSVQTCADKLKSKTWSSSDQINPSASSACNLQEVDCHPPVCLAPQDVNLRECFLKITKERQHHYSSIRSKLDHMVTLLSHKRELVDLTNLTQRPGLHRGRKGQQEGRQVHGTFDNAIMGTWPRSRCLQ; from the exons ATGAATCTTTCCCAGTGCCTTGAGGATTCGCCGGCCTGGCGGACACCGAGGACAGGCCAGGATCTAAACCTCAAAGAGCTTTACAATGAGAGACACAGACTCGCTCTGGAGGAGCTGGTCGCCGGCGGAGTCCAGTCCTTCATGGGATTCCTGCAGAAAGAGAGAATCCCGAACTTTCTCTCCGACGACGAGATCAGGCGGATTTCCCGCGCTGCTGTAGTGCCTAAATCACTCTCTCTGACTGGAGACGATTCTCATTTGGACCAATCTGGCACACTGGACTGCTCCTCTGTCACTTATTTCCCCGAAGTCTCTGATATTGAGCCTCCAGTACTAGAGATGGGCTGGCCAGCGTTTACTGCAGGCTCTTTCCGTGGAGTAACACGTGCCGCCGCCTACTTCCAGCCGAGTTATGGAGAGTGCATTTATAGCTGCAAAGAGGCAGCCAGGAGGATGATAAAAAATGCAaaagag GTGATTGCCATTGTGACAGACTCCTTGACAGACCTGGATATCTTCCAAGACCTGAAAGAAGCTTGCACACGCCGCAGAGTTCCTGTGTATATTCTTTTAGAGCAGTTTTCTCTTCCCTCATTCTTGCAGATGTGTAAAAACCTTCATGTACAGCTGGATGAGCTGCTG caAATGAAAATACGAACCATAACAGGTTCTACCTACTACATGAGGTCAGGTGCTCGGATCACTGGAAAGGTTCATGAGCGTTTCATGCTGATTGATGGAAACAGAGTGGCCACAGGTTCATACAG GTTTAACTGGACAGATGGCAAACTAAACAGCAGCAACCTTATCGAGTTATCTGGCCAGATAACCGAGAAATTCGATGAAGAGTTCCGCATCCTCTATGCCCAGTCCCTGCCACTGCCAGCGAATACAAGAGCTCCCTCTAGTGCCAGAAGCAGCGGTTTATATGACCATCTTATCCTTAAACCACCTGGAACGCCTCCCTCCTACTTGGCACGAACAACAAAGCCTCAATCAGAATGTCTGACAAGCACTCCAGCCAGACTTCATACCCCAGAGATCCAACAGATGAATAAAGACATTGAAGACCGAGACAGAAAGAGTAACCCAGTTTCTGATACTTCCACACTAGGTGAAGACTGGAATGAGCAAGAACTCAGAGAGGAAGCCCTCACCTCGGATGACCCTCGTTTACTGGCAATGAATGTTACCACTCAGACTGTCGATGTGAGGATCTCTGGTCTTGTACCTTCCTTCGACATCTCAACACAAACCTCCTGCCAAACAGCAGACGTGAGCGTGCAAACATGTGCTGACAAGCTTAAATCGAAAACCTGGTCCAGCAGCGACCAGATCAACCCCAGCGCTTCATCCGCTTGCAACCTACAAGAGGTGGACTGTCACCCACCCGTCTGTCTTGCCCCACAAGACGTCAACCTGAGGGAGTGCTTCCTCAAGATCACCAAAGAGCGACAGCACCACTACAGCTCCATTCGCTCCAAGCTGGACCACATGGTGACACTGCTTTCTCACAAGAGGGAACTAGTGGACCTCACTAACCTGACACAAAGGCCCGGCCTGCACAGAGGACGCAAGGGTCAGCAGGAGGGCAGGCAGGTTCACGGGACATTTGATAATGCGATTATGGGGACTTGGCCCAGGTCAAGATGTCTGCAGTAA